One genomic window of Sodaliphilus pleomorphus includes the following:
- a CDS encoding PhoH family protein, with the protein MIERHVLIDSVDPVVFYGVNNANIQLIRNLFPKLRMAARGSVITVIGDDEETAHFEHKIKELEAYCLKYNKLTEDVILDTVKGQPPKELKMDDVIVYGVNGKPISGRTPNQQLLVKTFGENDLTFALGPAGTGKTYLAVALAVRALKNKEVRKIILSRPAVEAGEKLGFLPGDMKEKIDPYLQPLYDALEDMIPGAKLRELMEGDVIQIAPLAFMRGRTLNDAIIVLDEAQNTTTHQIKMFLTRLGMGSKMIVTGDTTQIDLPRSTPSGLVQALKILHRVKGIGIVEFEKKDIVRHALVQRIVEAYERHEAMVKQQARDEASQ; encoded by the coding sequence ATGATAGAACGGCATGTATTGATCGACAGCGTTGACCCAGTGGTTTTCTACGGGGTGAACAACGCCAATATCCAACTCATACGCAACCTCTTTCCCAAGCTGCGCATGGCTGCCCGCGGCAGCGTGATCACCGTGATAGGCGACGATGAGGAGACAGCTCACTTCGAGCACAAGATAAAGGAGCTTGAGGCCTATTGCCTCAAGTACAACAAGCTCACCGAAGACGTGATACTCGACACCGTCAAGGGCCAGCCGCCCAAGGAGCTCAAGATGGACGACGTGATCGTGTATGGCGTGAACGGCAAGCCCATCTCGGGCCGCACCCCCAACCAGCAGCTGCTGGTGAAAACCTTCGGCGAAAACGACCTCACCTTTGCCCTGGGCCCTGCCGGCACGGGCAAGACCTATCTGGCAGTGGCACTGGCCGTGCGGGCGCTCAAGAACAAAGAGGTGCGCAAGATCATTCTCTCGCGCCCGGCTGTGGAGGCCGGCGAGAAGCTGGGTTTCCTGCCTGGCGACATGAAGGAGAAAATCGACCCCTACCTGCAACCGCTCTACGACGCACTCGAAGACATGATACCCGGCGCCAAGCTGCGCGAGCTCATGGAGGGCGACGTGATACAGATAGCACCGCTGGCCTTCATGCGCGGCCGCACGCTCAACGACGCCATCATCGTGCTCGACGAGGCGCAGAACACGACCACTCACCAAATCAAGATGTTTCTCACCCGCCTGGGCATGGGCAGCAAGATGATCGTAACGGGCGACACCACCCAGATCGACCTGCCCCGCAGCACGCCATCGGGCCTGGTGCAGGCGCTCAAGATACTGCACAGGGTGAAAGGCATAGGCATCGTCGAGTTTGAGAAAAAAGACATCGTGCGCCACGCCCTGGTGCAACGCATCGTCGAGGCCTATGAGCGCCACGAGGCCATGGTCAAGCAGCAAGCCCGCGACGAGGCCAGCCAGTAG
- a CDS encoding leucine-rich repeat protein — translation MKKYLLLILLAMLLVPQTGWAVSFTIDNLKYESISYDEVKIVQSPSAWGDVVIPNTVTYDGKTYKVTSMERTFKDNVLVKSVKLPDGLKNMEYTFSNAVNLTSITNIPAHLDDAVHCPINGTPFLKNQPGVVVYFSDWAVYVKGRPKGTLTFKEGTYGISTGTVDNHINVTEVVLPQSLKVLGMEAFTTIGITKLEIPAGCTTIGANVARECPFFTEYIVAESNPKYTAVDGVLYSKDMKTLENYPYGKPGEVFVCPSGVEKVRTCAFLSNQRLKHIYFQEGLKDIEMNALRDQLLETVSFPSSFTSSSLILGGCKKLKAVYCHATTPPSAYFPSNAFISGTTLYVPAEAIDAYKNHEHWGKLAYIKAIENLPFSIGNIDIDNAALNVISAFLDGGNITYDKDTKTITLDNAVINYRGLTNRGSTKEYAFYVNSDGVKVNLVGDNTISASGAAGGMFLYDNAVITGEGKLTVTSASATGVFFRGPATISGCTLDVTGYTRGIVGSYVDIPSKEIWNTDLTIDNASVTTQVTGNGYPTYNLKSLTLKDCAILQPQGAYFYANKHNIVFRRTLSDIKDKIVIGKVVDYGVNVGTVAVDNTNNEDITGEGISGWVSYDPDTKTLTLHNATISSDKPLRYSVIYFSEYDMTLNLVGNNSVSTSGDMVKAIKFYRNGTITGSGKLTARCDKDVAIVLGGNATISNCTLDIKSEGACIAGKYINHAGDASWGSDVVIDNANITAETQENQPPLLHFNSLALKNCGIVDPAGAAFDAEKHQIIGKNGNEVTGKIVISNSTAATGDINADGQVNVTDVTALINRVLGTASYSDAVCDLNGDGVVNVSDVTALINIILSNN, via the coding sequence ATGAAAAAGTATTTACTATTAATTTTATTAGCAATGCTGCTTGTTCCGCAGACGGGATGGGCGGTAAGTTTCACCATCGACAACTTGAAGTACGAATCAATCAGTTACGATGAGGTAAAAATCGTACAAAGTCCTTCGGCATGGGGGGATGTGGTGATTCCAAACACTGTTACCTATGATGGGAAAACCTATAAGGTAACATCAATGGAACGTACTTTTAAGGACAATGTCCTTGTAAAAAGCGTTAAATTACCTGACGGTCTCAAAAATATGGAGTACACGTTTAGTAATGCCGTGAATTTAACCAGTATAACAAATATTCCCGCGCATTTAGACGATGCAGTTCATTGTCCTATTAATGGAACCCCATTCCTGAAGAATCAGCCAGGTGTAGTTGTTTATTTCTCTGATTGGGCTGTGTATGTGAAGGGAAGACCTAAGGGTACATTGACTTTTAAGGAGGGTACATACGGAATCTCTACTGGTACAGTTGATAATCATATCAACGTAACAGAAGTGGTACTTCCGCAATCTCTAAAAGTACTTGGTATGGAGGCATTCACGACCATTGGAATAACTAAGCTTGAAATTCCAGCTGGATGCACCACAATAGGTGCAAACGTTGCTCGCGAATGCCCATTTTTTACTGAATATATCGTTGCGGAATCAAACCCTAAATACACGGCAGTTGATGGTGTACTCTACAGTAAAGACATGAAGACATTGGAAAATTATCCTTATGGGAAACCAGGAGAGGTATTTGTTTGTCCGTCGGGCGTTGAAAAAGTAAGAACATGCGCCTTCCTGAGTAATCAGAGGCTAAAACATATCTATTTTCAAGAAGGTTTGAAAGATATTGAAATGAATGCTCTCCGAGATCAACTTCTTGAGACTGTATCTTTCCCAAGCTCATTCACTAGTAGTAGCTTAATTCTGGGTGGATGCAAAAAACTCAAAGCTGTTTATTGCCATGCAACTACACCTCCATCAGCATATTTCCCCTCAAATGCATTTATTAGCGGGACAACACTCTACGTTCCTGCCGAAGCTATTGATGCCTATAAAAATCATGAACATTGGGGTAAACTCGCATATATCAAAGCAATTGAAAATCTACCATTTTCTATAGGCAATATAGATATCGATAATGCAGCTCTTAATGTCATTAGTGCATTCCTTGATGGCGGCAACATCACTTACGATAAAGATACAAAGACGATCACCCTGGACAATGCCGTTATCAATTACCGTGGCTTAACTAATAGAGGCTCAACTAAAGAATATGCTTTCTATGTAAATAGCGATGGCGTGAAGGTGAATCTTGTTGGCGACAACACTATCTCAGCAAGTGGAGCCGCAGGTGGTATGTTCTTGTACGATAATGCTGTGATCACAGGCGAAGGCAAGCTTACTGTGACAAGTGCATCTGCAACAGGCGTCTTTTTCAGAGGACCAGCAACAATCTCCGGTTGTACACTTGATGTTACTGGCTACACCCGTGGTATTGTGGGTTCTTATGTGGACATACCAAGTAAAGAAATATGGAACACCGATCTTACCATTGATAATGCCAGCGTAACGACACAGGTTACAGGCAATGGTTATCCTACCTATAACCTTAAATCGCTCACTCTCAAGGATTGTGCAATTCTTCAGCCTCAAGGCGCTTATTTCTATGCTAATAAGCATAACATTGTTTTTCGCAGAACACTCTCTGACATTAAAGATAAGATTGTCATTGGAAAGGTTGTTGACTATGGCGTGAATGTGGGCACAGTGGCAGTGGATAACACTAACAATGAAGACATCACCGGCGAGGGCATCAGCGGCTGGGTTAGCTACGATCCTGACACCAAGACGCTCACCCTGCACAATGCTACTATCAGCAGTGATAAGCCTCTCAGGTACAGTGTGATATACTTTAGTGAATATGACATGACGCTAAATCTCGTAGGAAACAACAGCGTGAGCACCAGCGGAGACATGGTTAAGGCAATTAAATTCTATAGAAACGGAACTATTACGGGTAGCGGAAAACTCACTGCGAGATGTGATAAAGATGTAGCCATAGTCTTAGGAGGAAACGCTACGATTTCCAACTGTACGCTCGACATCAAATCTGAAGGAGCATGTATTGCTGGAAAATATATAAACCATGCAGGAGATGCTTCTTGGGGTTCTGATGTAGTTATCGATAATGCCAATATCACTGCAGAAACTCAGGAGAATCAACCACCATTGTTGCATTTCAATTCGCTCGCACTCAAGAATTGCGGCATAGTTGACCCTGCTGGTGCAGCTTTCGATGCTGAGAAACATCAGATTATAGGAAAGAACGGCAATGAAGTAACAGGCAAGATTGTCATCAGCAACTCGACTGCAGCCACCGGCGACATCAACGCCGACGGCCAGGTGAACGTGACCGACGTCACCGCCCTCATCAACCGCGTGCTGGGCACTGCCAGCTATAGCGACGCCGTGTGCGACCTCAACGGCGACGGCGTGGTCAATGTGAGCGATGTGACTGCCCTCATCAACATCATCTTGAGCAACAACTGA